One Brassica oleracea var. oleracea cultivar TO1000 chromosome C7, BOL, whole genome shotgun sequence genomic window carries:
- the LOC106303873 gene encoding agamous-like MADS-box protein AGL9 homolog isoform X1: MGRGRVELKRIENKINRQVTFAKRRNGLLKKAYELSVLCDAEVALIIFSNRGKLYEFCSSSSMIRTLERYQKCNYGPPEPNVPSREALAVELSSQQEYLKLKERYEALQRTQRNLLGEDLGPLSTKELELLERQLDSSLKQIRALRTQFMLDQLNDLQSKERMLNETNKTLRLRLADGYQMPLQLNPSQEDHHVDYGRHDQQQHSHHAFFQPLECEPILQMGRYQGHQNHGMEAGPSAINYMLGWLPYDTSSI; the protein is encoded by the exons ATGGGAAGAGGGAGAGTAGAATTGAAGAGGATAGAGAACAAGATAAATAGGCAAGTGACGTTTGCAAAGAGAAGAAATGGCCTTTTGAAGAAAGCATACGAGCTTTCGGTTCTATGTGATGCAGAGGTTGCTCTCATCATCTTCTCTAATCGAGGAAAACTGTACGAGTTTTGCAGTAGTTCCAG CATGATCCGGACACTGGAGAGATACCAAAAGTGCAACTATGGACCTCCAGAGCCCAATGTACCTTCAAGAGAGGCCTTAGCAGTT GAACTTAGTAGCCAACAGGAGTATCTTAAGCTTAAGGAGCGTTACGAAGCCTTACAAAGAACCCAAAG GAATCTATTGGGAGAAGATCTTGGACCTCTTAGTACAAAGGAGCTTGAGTTACTTGAGAGACAGCTTGACTCTTCTTTGAAGCAGATCAGAGCTCTCCGG ACACAGTTCATGCTCGACCAGCTCAATGATCTCCAGAGTAAG GAACGCATGTTAAACGAGACAAATAAAACTCTCAGGCTAAGG TTAGCTGATGGATATCAAATGCCACTTCAACTCAACCCGAGTCAAGAAGATCATCATGTTGACTATGGTCGTCATGATCAACAGCAACACTCTCATCATGCTTTCTTCCAGCCTTTGGAATGCGAACCCATTCTTCAAATGGG CAGGTATCAGGGGCATCAAAATCATGGAATGGAAGCAGGACCAAGTGCAATTAATTACATGTTGGGTTGGTTACCTTATGACACTAGCTCTATTTGA
- the LOC106301346 gene encoding uncharacterized protein LOC106301346, protein MESSEDVEVLSRAIEKLLDEKKNREIAGESFIEDDDDQLLLSRIISQLESPNPFPKAVETTREEAESSLDSLTSKGRAEGERQLEESIEEIAKDIKEVKRQNKVTHILLSALIILTLTWQLSEYSMIYMMKERLTHPIRSIGGMFSGMFKGKIRPIKNKLSNARDEDNHHNGNGTNTGVHIQVPELLRDLGLDDDDE, encoded by the exons ATGGAGTCGAGTGAGGATGTGGAGGTTCTGAGCAGAGCCATCGAAAAACTTCTTGATGAGAAGAAGAATAGAGAAATTGCTGGTGAATCCTTTATTGAAGACGATGACGATCAGCTTTTGCTCTCTAGGATTATCTCTCAG TTGGAATCACCAAATCCATTCCCAAAAGCAGTTGAGACTACCAGGGAAGAAGCAGAATCATCGCTAGATTCTTTAACATCTAAAGGAAGAGCAGAGGGTGAGAGACAACTGGAAGAGAGCATAGAAGAAATAGCCAAGGACATCAAGGAGGTGAAGAGGCAGAACAAAGTAACCCACATTCTGCTCTCTGCTTTGATCATCCTGACGTTGACTTGGCAGCTCTCTGAGTATTCAATGATTTACATGATGAAAGAGAGATTAACCCACCCAATCAGATCCATCGGAGGTATGTTTTCCGGGATGTTCAAAGGTAAGATCCGTCCTATCAAGAACAAACTCTCCAACGCCAGGGACGAAGACAATCATCACAATGGGAATGGAACAAACACTGGAGTTCATATCCAAGTGCCCGAGCTGTTGCGAGACTTGGGTCTCGACGACGATGATGAATAA
- the LOC106306128 gene encoding histidine kinase 3: MSLFHVLGFCLKIGQLFWMLCCWFLSWFVDADKSPLPVGSVGDPDKTKMKNHNMCFFWNKISTSGLKIPSFSHHLFGSVRFGKTFWRKVLVAWVVSSVFISFWTFWCLSSQAMDKRKETLASMCDERARMLQDQFNVSMNHVQAMSILISTFHHAKFPSAIDQRTFSEYTDRTSFERPLTSGVAYAVRVLHSERQDFERQQGWTIRRMDSLEQNPVHKDDYDTEALEPSPVQEEYAPVIFAQDTVSHVISLDMLSGKEDRENVLRARRSGKGVLTAPFPLIKTNRLGVILTFAVYKRDLPSNATPKERIEATNGYLGGVFDIETLVENLLQQLASKQTILVNVYDTTNHSQPISMYGSDVSADALEHVSPLNFGDPFRKHEMRCRFKQKPPWPVQSMVTSFGILVIALLVAHIFHATLSRIRRAEEDCHKMELLKKKAEAADVAKSQFLATVSHEIRTPMNGVLGMLHMLMDTELDVTQQDYVRTAQASGKALVSLINEVLDQAKIESGKVELEEVRFDLRGILDDVLSLFSGKSQEKGLELAVYISDRVPEMLIGDPGRFRQILTNLMGNSIKFTEKGHIFVTVHLVEEVLDSSDVETLENTLSGLPVADRQRSWQNFKAFSSNGHRGLAPAPSEINLIVSVEDTGVGIPVEAQSRIFTPFMQVGPSISRTHGGTGIGLSISKCLVGLMKGEIGFSSTPKVGSTFTFTAVFANGVHSTERKSELHNNNQPEFEGMKAVLVDHRPARAQVSWYHFQRLGIRVELVPSVDQALRFMKTCATTVNMILVEQEVWNKEADVFVKEPLVHSPKLFLLANSIDTSVSDTLSNVIDPPVLIVKPLRASMLAATLQRGLGIGNRETPQRKGPPALILRNLLLGRKILIVDDNNVNLRVAAGALKKYGADVVCAESGVKAISLLKPPHEFDACFMDIQMPEMDGFEATRRIRGMEEEMNNGKALTEEEGKRSRWHLPVLAMTADVIQATHEECLKCGMDGYVSKPFEAEQLYREVSRFFNSPSDTES; the protein is encoded by the exons ATGAGTCTGTTCCACGTGCTAGGGTTTTGTCTGAAGATTGGGCAGCTCTTCTGGATGCTATGCTGCTGGTTCCTTTCCTGGTTCGTTGATGCCGACAAGTCTCCTCTTCCCGTCGGCTCTGTCGGTGATCCTGACAAGACTAAGATGAAGAATCATAACATGTGCTTCTTCTGGAACAAGATCTCCACAAGCGGACTCAAGATCCCGAGTTTCTCTCATCATCTCTTTGGCTCCGTTAGATTCGGCAAGACTTTTTGGAGGAAGGTGCTGGTTGCTTGGGTCGTCTCCTCGGTTTTTATTTCTTTCTGGACTTTCTGGTGCCTTAGCTCTCAAGCTATGGACAAGAGGAAAGAGACGCTTGCTAGTATGTGCGATGAGAGAGCTCGTATGCTCCAGGATCAGTTCAACGTCAGCATGAATCATGTTCAAGCCATGTCTATCTTGATCTCCACCTTCCACCATGCCAAGTTTCCTTCTGCCATCGATCAG AGGACGTTCTCGGAGTACACTGATAGAACTTCCTTTGAGAGGCCTCTCACGAGCGGGGTCGCATACGCTGTGAGAGTGCTCCACTCAGAGAGGCAAGACTTTGAGAGGCAGCAAGGTTGGACTATTAGGAGGATGGATTCACTTGAACAGAACCCTGTTCACAAGGATGACTATGACACAGAAGCTTTGGAACCATCCCCTGTTCAAGAGGAGTATGCTCCTGTCATCTTTGCTCAGGACACGGTTTCCCACGTTATTTCTCTCGATATGCTGTCCGGGAAA GAAGATCGTGAAAACGTGTTGCGGGCCAGGAGATCAGGTAAAGGGGTTTTGACAGCTCCTTTCCCACTGATAAAGACGAATAGACTTGGGGTGATCTTGACGTTTGCTGTATACAAGAGAGATCTCCCTTCCAATGCGACGCCAAAAGAGAGAATCGAGGCTACTAACGG GTATCTTGGTGGAGTGTTTGACATTGAAACCTTGGTGGAAAACTTGCTTCAGCAGCTGGCTAGCAAGCAAACGATTCTTGTCAATGTATACGATACCACCAACCACTCTCAGCCCATTAGCATGTATGGTTCTGATGTGTCGGCTGATGCGTTGGAACATGTTAGTCCACTAAACTTTGGCGATCCATTTAGAAAGCATGAAATGCGTTGCAG GTTTAAGCAGAAACCACCATGGCCAGTGCAATCGATGGTGACATCTTTTGGTATCCTTGTGATTGCGTTGCTTGTTGCACATATATTCCATGCAACCTTGAGTCGAATACGCAGAGCAGAAGAAGATTGTCATAAAATGGAGCTGCTCAAGAAAAAGGCTGAAGCAGCAGATGTCGCCAAGTCACAG TTCCTCGCCACTGTATCACATGAAATCAGAACTCCAATGAATGGTGTTCTTG GAATGCTCCATATGCTTATGGACACAGAGTTAGATGTTACACAACAGGATTACGTTAGGACCGCACAGGCAAGTGGGAAAGCTTTAGTCTCGCTAATAAACGAGGTTCTGGATCAAGCAAAGATCGAATCTGGAAAGGTTGAGCTTGAGGAGGTGCGGTTTGATTTGAGAGGAATATTAGACGATGTCCTGTCACTCTTCTCTGGCAAGTCCCAAGAAAAAGGGCTAGAG TTGGCAGTATACATATCTGACCGTGTTCCAGAAATGTTAATTGGGGATCCTGGAAGGTTTCGACAAATACTCACAAATCTTATGGGTAATTCCATTAAG TTCACTGAGAAAGGACACATCTTCGTAACGGTTCATTTGGTGGAGGAGGTACTAGACTCTAGTGATGTAGAGACATTAGAAAACACACTGAGCGGGCTTCCAGTTGCAGACCGGCAGAGAAGCTGGCAAAACTTCAAAGCTTTCAGCTCCAATGGACATAGGGGCTTAGCACCAGCACCATCTGAAATCAACCTAATCGTCTCAGTTGAGGATACTGGCGTAGGGATCCCTGTAGAAGCTCAGTCACGCATTTTTACACCGTTCATGCAAGTTGGACCATCTATATCCAGGACGCATGGAGGCACAGGGATCGGGCTCAGCATAAGCAAGTGTCTAGTAGGACTGATGAAGGGAGAAATTGGATTCTCGAGTACTCCCAAGGTTGGGTCCACGTTCACATTTACTGCCGTGTTTGCTAATGGCGTGCATTCAACTGAAAGAAAGAGTGAACTGCATAACAATAATCAGCCAGAGTTTGAGGGAATGAAAGCTGTACTTGTGGACCATAGGCCTGCTAGAGCGCAAGTCTCGTGGTACCATTTTCAGCGACTAGGAATCCGAGTTGAGTTAGTTCCATCTGTTGATCAGGCTCTACGTTTCATGAAGACTTGCGCTACCACTGTGAATATGATACTCGTAGAGCAAGAAGTGTGGAATAAAGAAGCTGATGTGTTCGTTAAGGAACCTCTTGTCCATTCTCCTAAACTGTTTTTGTTAGCAAATTCAATAGACACCTCAGTATCAGATACTTTAAGCAACGTTATAGACCCTCCAGTGTTGATAGTGAAGCCATTAAGGGCGAGTATGCTGGCAGCAACTTTGCAGAGAGGGTTAGGTATTGGGAACAGGGAAACTCCTCAACGCAAGGGACCTCCTGCTCTGATTCTCAGGAATCTTCTCCTTGGCAGAAAAATACTAATTGTGGATGATAACAACGTGAACCTCAGAGTGGCAGCAGGAGCTTTGAAAAAGTATGGAGCTGATGTGGTCTGCGCTGAGAGCGGGGTAAAGGCAATCTCATTGCTTAAGCCACCACACGAGTTTGATGCTTGCTTCATGGACATTCAGATGCCAGAAATGGATGG GTTTGAGGCTACAAGGAGAATACGGGGTATGGAAGAGGAAATGAACAATGGGAAGGCTTTGACAGAAGAGGAAGGTAAGAGATCAAGATGGCATCTTCCGGTGTTAGCAATGACTGCTGATGTGATTCAAGCAACGCATGAGGAATGTCTAAAGTGTGGAATGGATGGGTATGTATCAAAACCCTTTGAAGCAGAGCAGTTGTATAGAGAAGTTTCTCGTTTTTTCAATTCACCTTCAGACACAGAATCATAA
- the LOC106303968 gene encoding uncharacterized protein LOC106303968: MMRRQRDEESSRAFYDLSALVLSLLRSPPMPISLPDHFPDSPVVRSRRPRFSSSLSMAYISPSGFASLLLGVSVALMLCGSVTFFIGFLLLPWVLALIVVFYVVGIVSAISMAGRSILCYVLAPQKGGF, translated from the exons ATGATGAGAAGACAAAGAGATGAAGAGTCTAGTAGGGCTTTCTACGACCTATCTGCCCTTGTCCTGTCTCTCCTCCGTTCTCCTCCGATGCCCATTTCTCTCCCGGACCACTTCCCCGATTCACCGGTGGTGAGAAGTCGTCGGCCTCGGTTTTCGTCGTCGCTTTCCATGGCTTACATATCTCCGTCGGGATTCGCGTCGCTGCTTCTCGGCGTATCTGTTGCCCTTATGCTCTGTGGATCTGTGACTTTCTTCATCGGCTTCCTCCTGTTGCCCTGGGTTCTGGCTCTGATCGTGGTTTTCTATGTCGTCGGGATCGTTTCCGCCATTTCCATGGCCGGGAGGTCAATCCTCTGCTACGTCTTGGCGCCCCAGAAAGGAGGTTTCTG A
- the LOC106303873 gene encoding agamous-like MADS-box protein AGL9 homolog isoform X2, translated as MGRGRVELKRIENKINRQVTFAKRRNGLLKKAYELSVLCDAEVALIIFSNRGKLYEFCSSSSMIRTLERYQKCNYGPPEPNVPSREALAVELSSQQEYLKLKERYEALQRTQRNLLGEDLGPLSTKELELLERQLDSSLKQIRALRTQFMLDQLNDLQSKERMLNETNKTLRLRLADGYQMPLQLNPSQEDHHVDYGRHDQQQHSHHAFFQPLECEPILQMGYQGHQNHGMEAGPSAINYMLGWLPYDTSSI; from the exons ATGGGAAGAGGGAGAGTAGAATTGAAGAGGATAGAGAACAAGATAAATAGGCAAGTGACGTTTGCAAAGAGAAGAAATGGCCTTTTGAAGAAAGCATACGAGCTTTCGGTTCTATGTGATGCAGAGGTTGCTCTCATCATCTTCTCTAATCGAGGAAAACTGTACGAGTTTTGCAGTAGTTCCAG CATGATCCGGACACTGGAGAGATACCAAAAGTGCAACTATGGACCTCCAGAGCCCAATGTACCTTCAAGAGAGGCCTTAGCAGTT GAACTTAGTAGCCAACAGGAGTATCTTAAGCTTAAGGAGCGTTACGAAGCCTTACAAAGAACCCAAAG GAATCTATTGGGAGAAGATCTTGGACCTCTTAGTACAAAGGAGCTTGAGTTACTTGAGAGACAGCTTGACTCTTCTTTGAAGCAGATCAGAGCTCTCCGG ACACAGTTCATGCTCGACCAGCTCAATGATCTCCAGAGTAAG GAACGCATGTTAAACGAGACAAATAAAACTCTCAGGCTAAGG TTAGCTGATGGATATCAAATGCCACTTCAACTCAACCCGAGTCAAGAAGATCATCATGTTGACTATGGTCGTCATGATCAACAGCAACACTCTCATCATGCTTTCTTCCAGCCTTTGGAATGCGAACCCATTCTTCAAATGGG GTATCAGGGGCATCAAAATCATGGAATGGAAGCAGGACCAAGTGCAATTAATTACATGTTGGGTTGGTTACCTTATGACACTAGCTCTATTTGA
- the LOC106301347 gene encoding nuclear transport factor 2: protein MDPDAVAKAFVEHYYTTFDSNRAGLVSLYQEGSMLTFEGQKIQGSQNIVAKLTSLPFQQCKHNITTVDCQPSGPANGMLVFVSGNLQLAGEQHALKFSQMFHLVSNQGNYYVFNDIFRLNYA from the exons ATGGATCCAGACGCAGTTGCCAAGGCCTTCGTCGAGCACTACTACACGACCTTCGATTCGAATCGCGCGGGGTTGGTCTCTCTCTACCAGGAAGGATCCATGTTGACCTTCGAAGGGCAGAAGATCCAGGGCTCTCAGAACATCGTCGCCAAGCTCACCAGCCTTCCTTTCCAGCAGTGCAAGCACAACATCACCACCGTCGATTGCCAGCCCTCTGGTCCCGCCAACGGCATGCTCGTCTTCGTCTCCGGAAACCTTCAGCTCGCTGGCGAACAGCACGCTCTCAAGTTCAGCCAG ATGTTCCATTTGGTATCGAATCAGGGAAACTACTACGTGTTCAACGACATATTCAGGTTGAACTATGCCTGA
- the LOC106303873 gene encoding agamous-like MADS-box protein AGL9 homolog isoform X3 produces the protein MGRGRVELKRIENKINRQVTFAKRRNGLLKKAYELSVLCDAEVALIIFSNRGKLYEFCSSSSMIRTLERYQKCNYGPPEPNVPSREALAELSSQQEYLKLKERYEALQRTQRNLLGEDLGPLSTKELELLERQLDSSLKQIRALRTQFMLDQLNDLQSKERMLNETNKTLRLRLADGYQMPLQLNPSQEDHHVDYGRHDQQQHSHHAFFQPLECEPILQMGRYQGHQNHGMEAGPSAINYMLGWLPYDTSSI, from the exons ATGGGAAGAGGGAGAGTAGAATTGAAGAGGATAGAGAACAAGATAAATAGGCAAGTGACGTTTGCAAAGAGAAGAAATGGCCTTTTGAAGAAAGCATACGAGCTTTCGGTTCTATGTGATGCAGAGGTTGCTCTCATCATCTTCTCTAATCGAGGAAAACTGTACGAGTTTTGCAGTAGTTCCAG CATGATCCGGACACTGGAGAGATACCAAAAGTGCAACTATGGACCTCCAGAGCCCAATGTACCTTCAAGAGAGGCCTTAGCA GAACTTAGTAGCCAACAGGAGTATCTTAAGCTTAAGGAGCGTTACGAAGCCTTACAAAGAACCCAAAG GAATCTATTGGGAGAAGATCTTGGACCTCTTAGTACAAAGGAGCTTGAGTTACTTGAGAGACAGCTTGACTCTTCTTTGAAGCAGATCAGAGCTCTCCGG ACACAGTTCATGCTCGACCAGCTCAATGATCTCCAGAGTAAG GAACGCATGTTAAACGAGACAAATAAAACTCTCAGGCTAAGG TTAGCTGATGGATATCAAATGCCACTTCAACTCAACCCGAGTCAAGAAGATCATCATGTTGACTATGGTCGTCATGATCAACAGCAACACTCTCATCATGCTTTCTTCCAGCCTTTGGAATGCGAACCCATTCTTCAAATGGG CAGGTATCAGGGGCATCAAAATCATGGAATGGAAGCAGGACCAAGTGCAATTAATTACATGTTGGGTTGGTTACCTTATGACACTAGCTCTATTTGA
- the LOC106303873 gene encoding agamous-like MADS-box protein AGL9 homolog isoform X4 yields MGRGRVELKRIENKINRQVTFAKRRNGLLKKAYELSVLCDAEVALIIFSNRGKLYEFCSSSSMIRTLERYQKCNYGPPEPNVPSREALAELSSQQEYLKLKERYEALQRTQRNLLGEDLGPLSTKELELLERQLDSSLKQIRALRTQFMLDQLNDLQSKERMLNETNKTLRLRLADGYQMPLQLNPSQEDHHVDYGRHDQQQHSHHAFFQPLECEPILQMGYQGHQNHGMEAGPSAINYMLGWLPYDTSSI; encoded by the exons ATGGGAAGAGGGAGAGTAGAATTGAAGAGGATAGAGAACAAGATAAATAGGCAAGTGACGTTTGCAAAGAGAAGAAATGGCCTTTTGAAGAAAGCATACGAGCTTTCGGTTCTATGTGATGCAGAGGTTGCTCTCATCATCTTCTCTAATCGAGGAAAACTGTACGAGTTTTGCAGTAGTTCCAG CATGATCCGGACACTGGAGAGATACCAAAAGTGCAACTATGGACCTCCAGAGCCCAATGTACCTTCAAGAGAGGCCTTAGCA GAACTTAGTAGCCAACAGGAGTATCTTAAGCTTAAGGAGCGTTACGAAGCCTTACAAAGAACCCAAAG GAATCTATTGGGAGAAGATCTTGGACCTCTTAGTACAAAGGAGCTTGAGTTACTTGAGAGACAGCTTGACTCTTCTTTGAAGCAGATCAGAGCTCTCCGG ACACAGTTCATGCTCGACCAGCTCAATGATCTCCAGAGTAAG GAACGCATGTTAAACGAGACAAATAAAACTCTCAGGCTAAGG TTAGCTGATGGATATCAAATGCCACTTCAACTCAACCCGAGTCAAGAAGATCATCATGTTGACTATGGTCGTCATGATCAACAGCAACACTCTCATCATGCTTTCTTCCAGCCTTTGGAATGCGAACCCATTCTTCAAATGGG GTATCAGGGGCATCAAAATCATGGAATGGAAGCAGGACCAAGTGCAATTAATTACATGTTGGGTTGGTTACCTTATGACACTAGCTCTATTTGA